GCAAGACAATATAAACCATCTACGGTAAGGCGGTTAGATACTCTATCTAGGAACGAATGTGCTGATCCAGATTGTGATAGAAAGCTCATTGCTAGGGATGGTGAAACTATTGTTAGTAAAATCTGTCATATTGAAGCAGCAAGTGAAAAAGGCCCTAGGTTTAATCCAAAAATGGATGATGAGGATAGAAGACATTTTAACAACTTAATTCTCTTATGTGATGAATGCCACAGCATAATTGACAACCTTGAAAATGAAGGAAAGTATCCAGTTGAATTATTGCAGTCATGGAAAAAGACACATGAAACAACTTCACAGCAAAGCATTCTAATTCGTAAGCCTAGACTAATTAATCAAGCAATAAATGGCATTGCTGAGCTTGATATTCAAGAATCAGATGAGGAATTAGATAGCTTAACGCAATACAGTATTTCTGATAAAATCTCGTATAATTCCGTTAAAAGGAACAAGTCTTTAATTGAGGAATATGGGAAATA
This genomic window from Algoriphagus sp. TR-M9 contains:
- a CDS encoding ABC-three component system protein, translating into MGEKARQYKPSTVRRLDTLSRNECADPDCDRKLIARDGETIVSKICHIEAASEKGPRFNPKMDDEDRRHFNNLILLCDECHSIIDNLENEGKYPVELLQSWKKTHETTSQQSILIRKPRLINQAINGIAELDIQESDEELDSLTQYSISDKISYNSVKRNKSLIEEYGKYYTKVNILYSELEKQGSFKKEKLLRNIKQLYIRAKGKYVLDGEDKLKSIQKNADNIIEDIENSILENIDVSSSEKDDIAFAVPIIMVDAFMRCKILEKPDTK